The following DNA comes from Alienimonas californiensis.
GTCGGCGACTTTATGTCCCGCGGGCAGACGCGCGGGCAGCTCAAGAAGCTGTCCGGCCGGGAGGAGATGTGGACGAAAATGTGGGCGTCCTATCAGGAGGCCCCCGCCCTGGGGCACGGCTACTTCGTCACCTCGAAGACCGGGGTGATGCACGTCTGGTATAAAAAGGGAAACTTCACCGCCCACAACCTGCTGCTCCAGGTGTTGGTGACCTGCGGGGCGGTCGGCATGACGCTGTGGCTGGCGGGGTTCGCCGCGGTCCCCGCCCTCGCGGCGTTCCGCCTGCTGCGGGAGCCGCGGCTGCGGGGCGTGGCGGCGCTGGCCGGTCTGCTGGGCCTGTGGGTGTTCGGCTGGGGGCTGACGAACGAATCGTTCATGGGGCCGTTGCAGCCGGAATCGGTGCTGTATTTCTTCCTCTACGGCCTCGTCGTGGGCTCCGCGGCCGGGCTCCGCAAACGGGAGCACGCGTCGCCGGCTCGCTTCGTCGAACCGATCGGGGCGGCGGCATGAAGGTGCTGATCGTTCACGAACGCTACACCCAGCCGGGGGGCGAGGATCAGGTCTACCTCGACGAGGCCGCCCTGCTGGAGTCGCGCGGTCATACGGTGATCCGTTACGAGCGGCACAACGACGAATTAGCGACGACCGGCCGGCTGCGGCAGGCGGTCGAAACCGTCTGGAGCCGCCGGGCCGTCGCCCAGATCGACGCCCTGCTGAAGCGGGAGCGGCCGGACGTCATGCACTGCCACAATACCTTCCCGATCCTGTCCCCCGCGGTGCACCACGCGGCGGCGCGGCGGGGCGTGGCGACCGTCCAGACGCTGCACAATTTCCGCCTGATCTGCCCGCAGGGGGCGCTCCGCCGCGACGGCCGGATCTGCGAGGACTGCGTCGGCCGCACGTTCGCGGCGCCGGCGATCCGTCACGCCTGCTACCGCGGCAGTCGGGCGGCGACCGCCGCGACCGCCGCGATGAACGCCGCCCATCACGCATTGGGCACCTGGACGCACGTCGTCGACCGCTTTATCGCCCTGACGGAGTTCTCCCGCGACCTGTTCGTCCGAGCCGGGCTGCCGGCCGAGCGGATCGAGGTGAAGCCGAACTTCGTCGCCCCCGACCCCGGCCCCGGCCCGGCGGTGCGGACCGGCGGGATTCTGTTCGTGGGTCGCCTGTCCGAGGAAAAAGGCGTCAACACGCTGCTGGACGCCTGGAATCAGGTGCGGGGCGACGTGCGGCTGACGATCGTGGGGGACGGCCCGCTGGGCGAGGAGGTGCGGGCCGCCGCCGCCGCCGACCCCCGCATCACGGCGGCGGGGCGGCGTCCGTTCGCGGAGGTTTTGCAACGCGTCGCCGGGGCGGAGGCGCTGGTGATGCCGTCGGTCTGGTACGAGACGTTCGGCCGCACGCTGATCGAGGCGTTCGCCGCCGGCACGCCGGTGATCGCCTCGCGGTTGGGGGCGATGGCGGAATTAGTGGCCGACGACGAAACCGGCGTGCTGTTCCCCGCCGGCGACGCCGCGGCGCTCGCCGCGGCCGTGAACGCCCTGCACTCCGATCCCGCCCGCCGCGCCAGGCTGGGGGACGCCGCCCGCGACGCCT
Coding sequences within:
- a CDS encoding glycosyltransferase; the protein is MKVLIVHERYTQPGGEDQVYLDEAALLESRGHTVIRYERHNDELATTGRLRQAVETVWSRRAVAQIDALLKRERPDVMHCHNTFPILSPAVHHAAARRGVATVQTLHNFRLICPQGALRRDGRICEDCVGRTFAAPAIRHACYRGSRAATAATAAMNAAHHALGTWTHVVDRFIALTEFSRDLFVRAGLPAERIEVKPNFVAPDPGPGPAVRTGGILFVGRLSEEKGVNTLLDAWNQVRGDVRLTIVGDGPLGEEVRAAAAADPRITAAGRRPFAEVLQRVAGAEALVMPSVWYETFGRTLIEAFAAGTPVIASRLGAMAELVADDETGVLFPAGDAAALAAAVNALHSDPARRARLGDAARDAYVAGFTADRNYELLRAIYEHAVARARPSSPSLPPASRVTAPA